One Ensifer adhaerens genomic window, TGTGTCGGCGTCGGGAATGGGTGAGATACGTATGTAGTCGCGTTTCAGGGTTTTGACGAAAGCCTCCGACATACCGTTTGATTGAGGGCTGGCGACCGGCGTGAAGCACGGGACCAGATTGAGGGCCTGAGCAAACAGCCTGGTTTCCCTTGCTGTGTAGGCGCTGCCGTTATCGGACAGATGTTCGATGGCATGTGGGGCACGCGTGCCACCGAAGCGTTTCTCGACTGCTTCCAACATCATATCGCGGACGTCAGAACCGGAGATCCCGGCATTGGCGACCGCCGCCCACGAGATGATCTCTCGATCAAACGCGTCGATGATAAAAGCAAGGCGGACCACCTCGCCATTCCAGCAGGTGAACTCCAGGCCATCGGAGCACCAACGAAGGTTCGACCGCATCACCATGACCTTGCCGTCGTGGACGCGGCCCTTGCGCACGGCGGTGTGCTTCTCAAGGATCATGGCGTGGTTGGCCATGATGCGGTGGACCCGCTTGCGGTTGACGACCGGCTGATCGGCGGCCCGCCGCTGCCTGTTGAGAAGGGCAGCGATCCGCCGATAGCCATAAGTTGGCCTGGCATCCACCAGCTTGCGAATGGCAGGCAGCAGCTCGGCATCGTCCGCTTTGAGGTAGGGTCCGCGAGGCTTGGACTTGCCCTTCAGACGTTCGGAGAGATTAGAACGCGACACGTGTAAGGCCTCCGCCACCGCCTTCATCGGGAACCGCCCTTCGGCAACAATATCGGCCGCGATATCGGTTTTTTTGACTGGGCTTTGGAAAGGGCTTCGCGAAGAATCTCGTTCTCCAGCGTCTTGCGTCCGAGAATGCGCTCAAGCTCGCGCACTCGATCTTCCAGCTTCTTCACCTCAGAATTGCCGATTACCGGCTCGTCGGAGTCCACCGCCACCGCACCTCCCTCGCTCAAGAGCCGACGCCAGCGATAGAGAAGGTTTGGCGCAACTCCATGCCGCCGAGCCGCAGAGGAAACCGTCTCCCCTGGGGCATAGCTCTCCTCGATGATCTGCAGTTTGCGTTCCGTTGTCCAGCGCCGCCGCCGGACGTCACCGATCATCAGGTCAACCTGTCGAAACTCGTTAGACATAAGCCTATCCTCAAGCCTGTGCTTGAGCCTTCCTGCTTATGCTGAGTGTCCGGTCGAAAGTGGGGGCAGTTCAGGCCTTCAGGTTATGAGCCTGACGAGCTACCGGGCTGCTCCACCCCGCGTTATCCGGGTTTTGCCGGAAGCAAAATCCCGTTTGATCCGGTCCGGGTTTTGCGAAGCAAAATCCCGTTGTTTGTCTTGGTCTAGCAAAACAAAAGGGCCGCTTGAGGGCGGCCCGTGTTCGGCTGGGCCGAGGGATGAAGAGAAGATGATCGTTTGATTTCCGGATTTTTCTTGCGATTTGCAGACCTGGCAGCGACCTACTCTCCCGCGTCTTAAGACGAAGTACCATCGGCGCTGGGGCGTTTCACGGCCGTGTTCGGAATGGGAACGGGTGCAGCCACCCCGCCAGAACCACCAGGTCGGCAAAGCGCAAGATTTGCGCTAGCGAAGCGCAAACCGGATTGAGAAGCTGGTTGAAGTCTGCGTAAACCGCCTGCGGTTTATCGCTTTCACTTCATTTGTTTTGAACACGTCGCTCATCCGGACGAATGCTTTGCATTCGCCTTGTGATGAACACAAGCAATGGGAACGATCAAGCCAATCGAACGATTAGTACTGGTAAGCTTCATGCGTTGCCGCACTTCCACACCCAGCCTATCAACGTGGTCGTCTTCCACGGTTCTCAAGGGAATACTCGTTTTCAGGTTGGTTTCCCGCTTAGATGCCTTCAGCGGTTATCCATTCCATATATAGCTACCCTGCTATGCCCTTGGCAGGACAACAGGTCCACCAGAGATATGTCCATCCCGGTCCTCTCGTACTAGGGACAGATCCTGTCAATATTCCTACACCCACGGCAGATAGGGACCGAACTGTCTCACGACGTTCTGAACCCAGCTCACGTACCGCTTTAATTGGCGAACAGCCAAACCCTTGGGACCTGCTCCAGCCCCAGGATGCGATGAGCCGACATCGAGGTGCCAAACAACCCCGTCGATATGGACTCTTGGGGGTCATCAGCCTGTTATCCCCGGCGTACCTTTTATCCGTTGAGCGATGGCCCTTCCACGCGGGACCACCGGATCACTATGACCGACTTTCGTCTCTGCTCGACTTGTCAGTCTCGCAGTCAGGCGGGCTTATGCCATTGCACTCGACGACCGATTTCCGACCGGTCTGAGCCCACCATCGCGCGCCTCCGTTACTCTTTCGGAGGCGACCGCCCCAGTCAAACTACCCACCATACACTGTCCCGGATCCGGATGACGGACCGCGGTTAGACATCCATGACGATAAGG contains:
- a CDS encoding IS3 family transposase (programmed frameshift); this encodes MSNEFRQVDLMIGDVRRRRWTTERKLQIIEESYAPGETVSSAARRHGVAPNLLYRWRRLLSEGGAVAVDSDEPVIGNSEVKKLEDRVRELERILGRKTLENEILREALSKAQFKKTDIAADIVAEGRFPMKAVAEALHVSRSNLSERLKGKSKPRGPYLKADDAELLPAIRKLVDARPTYGYRRIAALLNRQRRAADQPVVNRKRVHRIMANHAMILEKHTAVRKGRVHDGKVMVMRSNLRWCSDGLEFTCWNGEVVRLAFIIDAFDREIISWAAVANAGISGSDVRDMMLEAVEKRFGGTRAPHAIEHLSDNGSAYTARETRLFAQALNLVPCFTPVASPQSNGMSEAFVKTLKRDYIRISPIPDADTALRNIDGWIEDYNEIHPHSALKMASPREFIKALSQ